GATGAAGAGGGACAAGAAAGCGCGCGGAGCGATGCTGCGGATGGTGCTGCTCAGCGATATCGGCGAACCCAGCACCGTCGAGATCCCCGATGCCTCCATCCTCTTCACGGCCTACCAGGAGATCGGCGAGGATTCGCCGACGGTTCCGCTCGGCATCGGCATCGGCCTCAACTGACCCCGCCCGGATGGAAGGCTCCCGCCGGGCTTGCTAGAATTGCCCAGTGGCGCGTTCGTCGACCCCGCACCTCGGGGCAGTGAGGCGCGCTTTGCCGACTGCGATCACCATTCGGTGATCATGACTGAACCGAAGAAGGACGAATTAGTGGCGACAACGAACGACCTGAAGAACGGCCTTGTGCTCAACCTCGACAACCAGCTGTGGCAGGTGCTCGAATTCCAGCACGTCAAGCCTGGAAAAGGACCGGCCTTCGTCCGCACCAAGCTGAAGAACGTCATCTCGGGCAAGATCATCGACAAGACCTTCAACGCCGGCACCAAGGTCGAGACCGCGAACGTCGACCGCCGCGATATGCAGTACCTCTACCATGACGGCACCGACTACGTATTCATGGACGCGAAGGACTACGACCAGGTCAACATCTCCGCAGAACTCGTCGGCG
Above is a window of Brevibacterium siliguriense DNA encoding:
- the efp gene encoding elongation factor P encodes the protein MATTNDLKNGLVLNLDNQLWQVLEFQHVKPGKGPAFVRTKLKNVISGKIIDKTFNAGTKVETANVDRRDMQYLYHDGTDYVFMDAKDYDQVNISAELVGDAANYMLENQDLQISFHEGTPLSVELPPSVELTITHTEPGLQGDRSTGGSKPATLETGYEIQVPLFLEEGVKVKVDTRSGDYLGRVK